Proteins encoded in a region of the Dreissena polymorpha isolate Duluth1 chromosome 6, UMN_Dpol_1.0, whole genome shotgun sequence genome:
- the LOC127835010 gene encoding uncharacterized protein LOC127835010 has translation MIINHLLYADDLILIAETESDLQILLDILGSWCTSNKMTINTNKSKIMHFRNKNVKTNYRFTCNNNELECVTEYRYLGLVLSEFLDYSVTAKYVAKSATRALGLLISKFKSLGGMPYNIYTKLYDSIVWPTISYGAAIWGTQDYASINAVHHRVCRFYLGVGKYTPNAGITGDMGWLSPYARQWKSILTNWFRLNSMDNNRINYKVFKWSYIKIHHTNNWHHKICMKVPLDISYSYSTSERKYITNNCIDDLFNDYKAVWLNNINREQAAHGRGGNKLRTYKLFKQTYNTESYVNNIIIPRSHRSAFAKFRCVVAPLKIETGRYQGIVPNERFCFNCINQVEDEYHVLMSCNLYEDIREKLFTKIFEINPDFSEYSDDNKFCYI, from the coding sequence ATGATTATTAATCACTTACTTTACGCTGACGACCTCATACTCATTGCTGAGACTGAGAGTGACCTACAGATTCTCCTTGATATTTTAGGATCGTGGTGTACCTCCAATAAAATGACTATCAATacaaacaaaagtaaaataatgcatttccgaaataaaaatgtgaaaacaaattaTAGATTCACATGTAATAACAATGAACTTGAATGTGTTACTGAATACCGATATCTCGGACTtgttttgtcagaatttttagATTATAGTGTAACGGCCAAGTATGTCGCTAAGTCGGCGACTCGAGCCTTAGGTCTGCTTATATCAAAGTTCAAATCACTTGGTGGAATGCCATATAATATCTATACCAAACTGTACGACAGTATAGTGTGGCCAACTATAAGTTATGGGGCAGCTATATGGGGAACCCAGGACTATGCCTCTATCAATGCCGTACATCATAGAGTGTGTCGTTTCTACCTCGGAGTGGGAAAATATACACCTAACGCGGGAATAACTGGAGATATGGGTTGGCTTTCCCCATATGCACGGCAGTGGAAGTCGATTCTCACTAACTGGTTCCGGTTAAATAGTATGGACAATAACCGTATCAACTACAAAGTGTTTAAATGGTCTTACATTAAAATACACCACACAAATAACTGGCATCACAAGATATGCATGAAAGTACCGCTGGACATCAGTTATAGCTATTCGACATCTGAACGCAAATATATAACCAATAACTGTATTGATGATCTATTTAATGATTATAAGGCTGTTtggttaaataatataaacagagAACAAGCTGCCCATGGCAGAGGAGGAAATAAACTAAGAACATACAagctttttaagcaaacatataaCACTGAGTcttatgttaataatattattatacctAGGTCCCATAGAAGTGCATTTGCTAAATTCCGTTGTGTTGTAGCACCACTTAAAATAGAAACTGGACGATATCAGGGAATTGTAccaaatgaacgtttttgttttaaCTGTATAAACCAAGTGGAAGACGAATATCATGTTCTTATGTCATGTAATCTCTATGAAGATATTAGAGAAAAGTTGTTCACaaagatatttgaaataaatcCGGATTTCTCTGAGTATAGTGATGATAACAAATTCTGTTACATATGA